One genomic window of Streptomyces sp. NBC_01498 includes the following:
- a CDS encoding molybdopterin-dependent oxidoreductase, with product MDHPSLLSKTPPLPTDPGFWRSPVRGVRFTAVLGLVLLVGLTLVSVTGLISYAAYNPDLAAVNNKTPDRGWLGFYLFDWPTDPYWLYRLTQGFHVTVGIALIPVVLAKLWSVIPRLFALPPVRSLAHALERISLLLLVGGVLFELVTGVLNVQLDYLFPGSFYPLHFYGAWVFLAGFVAHVALKTPKALRAIRGGELRTKEGEGAAGVAGAHRAPDGGSGGSGVGAGADSGGEGDELASPRPAAATVSRRGAFAVVGAGSLFLLLTTVGRSFDGPLRRTALLAPHGWEDPGGGPNGFQINKTAASVGVRAADTTDGWRLTVSGPAGDVRLSRAQLLALPQHTADLPIACVEGWSTSNQSWRGVRLRDLAALAGYPDDPPGVFVESLQLRGSFRTGALRDNQVRDGRSLLALRVNGEELSLDHGFPARIIVPAAPGVLNTKWVTKLTFGAV from the coding sequence ATGGATCACCCATCGCTGCTCTCGAAGACACCACCACTGCCGACGGATCCCGGTTTCTGGCGCAGTCCGGTGCGTGGCGTCCGGTTCACCGCCGTGCTCGGTCTCGTCCTGCTGGTCGGGCTGACGCTCGTCTCCGTGACGGGCCTGATCTCGTACGCGGCGTACAACCCCGATCTCGCGGCCGTCAACAACAAGACGCCGGACCGGGGCTGGCTGGGCTTCTACCTCTTCGACTGGCCGACGGACCCGTACTGGCTCTACCGGCTCACCCAGGGGTTCCACGTCACCGTCGGTATCGCGCTGATCCCGGTGGTGCTGGCGAAGCTGTGGTCGGTGATCCCCAGGCTGTTCGCCCTGCCGCCGGTCAGATCGCTCGCGCACGCGCTGGAGCGGATCTCGTTGCTGCTGCTGGTGGGCGGGGTGCTGTTCGAGCTGGTCACGGGGGTGCTCAACGTCCAGTTGGACTATCTGTTCCCCGGGTCCTTCTATCCGCTGCACTTCTACGGGGCGTGGGTGTTCCTCGCGGGGTTCGTGGCGCATGTGGCGCTGAAGACACCGAAGGCGCTGCGGGCGATCCGGGGCGGTGAGCTTCGCACGAAGGAGGGGGAGGGGGCCGCCGGGGTGGCCGGGGCGCACCGTGCGCCGGACGGAGGCAGCGGGGGCAGCGGCGTCGGCGCGGGCGCGGACAGCGGGGGAGAGGGCGACGAGCTGGCGTCGCCGAGGCCCGCCGCCGCGACCGTCTCGCGGCGCGGCGCCTTCGCGGTCGTCGGCGCCGGCTCGCTGTTCCTGCTGCTCACGACGGTGGGCCGGAGCTTCGACGGGCCGCTGCGCCGTACCGCGCTGCTCGCCCCGCACGGCTGGGAGGACCCGGGCGGCGGCCCGAACGGCTTCCAGATCAACAAGACGGCGGCGTCCGTCGGGGTGCGCGCGGCCGACACCACGGACGGGTGGCGGCTGACGGTCAGCGGCCCCGCCGGGGACGTCCGGCTCTCGCGCGCCCAGCTGCTCGCCCTGCCCCAGCACACCGCCGACCTGCCGATCGCCTGTGTGGAGGGCTGGTCGACGTCGAACCAGTCGTGGCGCGGCGTACGGCTGCGGGACCTCGCCGCACTCGCCGGATACCCGGACGACCCGCCGGGGGTGTTCGTGGAGTCCCTCCAGCTCAGGGGGAGTTTCCGGACGGGCGCGCTGCGCGACAACCAGGTGCGTGACGGCCGTTCGCTGCTCGCGCTCCGGGTCAACGGCGAGGAGCTGTCGCTGGATCACGGATTCCCGGCGCGGATCATCGTCCCGGCCGCGCCCGGGGTGCTGAACACGAAGTGGGTCACCAAACTGACGTTCGGAGCAGTCTGA
- a CDS encoding GOLPH3/VPS74 family protein, whose amino-acid sequence MNFAASTPENGPTTGTTLGEQLLLLALDDESGAEKESANVAYAIAAASLVELVLAGRVVVEGDRVTVRDAAPLGDPTLDAALADIAGWNKPRPRATKEWVEHLKRGAVAGTTRNLVAKGLVREEKKKVLGLFPVTRYPEADGTAEAELRRVLDEVVMRGATPDERMASLVALLHGAKLHGLLYAKPELATAKTNMERIAHSQWAAPAVQQAIKAAEDALTAIIAVTVVTTVVAN is encoded by the coding sequence ATGAACTTCGCCGCGAGTACGCCGGAGAACGGACCCACCACCGGGACCACCCTGGGCGAGCAGCTGCTCCTGCTGGCCCTGGACGACGAGTCCGGTGCCGAGAAGGAGTCGGCGAACGTCGCCTACGCCATCGCCGCCGCGTCCCTGGTGGAGCTGGTGCTGGCGGGCCGGGTCGTGGTCGAAGGCGACCGGGTCACCGTCCGCGACGCCGCGCCGCTGGGCGATCCCACGCTCGACGCGGCGCTGGCCGACATCGCCGGCTGGAACAAGCCCCGGCCGCGCGCCACGAAGGAGTGGGTCGAGCACCTGAAGCGCGGCGCGGTGGCCGGGACGACCCGGAACCTTGTGGCGAAGGGCCTGGTCCGGGAGGAGAAGAAGAAAGTCCTCGGCCTCTTCCCCGTCACCCGCTACCCGGAGGCCGACGGCACGGCGGAGGCCGAGCTGCGGCGTGTCCTGGACGAGGTCGTGATGCGCGGGGCGACGCCCGACGAGCGCATGGCGAGCCTGGTGGCGCTGCTGCACGGGGCGAAGCTGCACGGACTGCTGTACGCCAAGCCGGAGCTGGCGACCGCCAAGACCAACATGGAGCGCATCGCGCACAGTCAGTGGGCGGCGCCCGCCGTGCAGCAGGCGATCAAGGCGGCCGAGGACGCGCTGACGGCGATCATCGCGGTGACGGTGGTGACGACGGTCGTCGCCAACTGA
- a CDS encoding methyltransferase domain-containing protein yields MTTDTTASAGTTGTGTTAGTGATASTGTAEAAAWSDDPYADALRTGRGPLFLRRTDGWLLPLDVERWCARADAADLSALRRCEGAVLDIGCGPGRLVAALAARGRRALGVDVSAAAVERTTRLGGTALRRSVFDPLPGEGRWGTVLLIDGNIGIGGDPAGLLRRAGGLLAHGGLIIVETAPVDVDERVRVRVDDGRHPPPPGGFPHFPWARLGTPALLRHGRALGWLPVDQWEAEGRPFVALRRSTVRSAARVTRQSAEHTNSAAVTSSQRARNPSSGRAAYGS; encoded by the coding sequence GTGACCACCGACACGACCGCGAGCGCGGGTACGACGGGCACGGGCACGACCGCGGGCACGGGCGCGACCGCGAGCACCGGTACGGCGGAGGCCGCCGCCTGGAGCGACGACCCGTACGCCGACGCCCTCCGCACCGGCCGGGGCCCGCTGTTCCTGCGCCGTACGGACGGCTGGCTGCTGCCCCTGGACGTCGAACGCTGGTGCGCCCGCGCCGACGCCGCCGACCTCTCCGCCCTGCGCCGCTGCGAGGGCGCCGTCCTGGACATCGGCTGCGGCCCCGGCCGGCTCGTCGCCGCCCTCGCGGCCCGGGGCCGCCGCGCGCTCGGCGTCGACGTCAGCGCGGCGGCCGTCGAGCGTACGACGCGCCTCGGCGGCACCGCCCTGCGCCGTTCCGTCTTCGATCCCCTTCCCGGCGAGGGGCGTTGGGGCACCGTCCTGCTCATCGACGGCAACATCGGCATCGGCGGCGACCCCGCCGGGCTGCTCCGCCGGGCCGGCGGACTGCTGGCCCACGGCGGGCTGATCATCGTCGAGACCGCGCCCGTGGACGTCGACGAACGGGTCCGCGTCCGCGTGGACGACGGCCGCCACCCGCCGCCGCCCGGCGGGTTCCCGCACTTCCCGTGGGCCCGCCTCGGCACCCCGGCCCTGCTCCGTCACGGGCGGGCACTCGGCTGGCTGCCCGTCGATCAGTGGGAGGCGGAGGGACGCCCCTTCGTGGCCCTGCGCCGCAGCACCGTCCGCAGCGCCGCCCGTGTCACCAGACAGAGCGCCGAGCACACGAACAGCGCGGCCGTCACCAGCAGCCAGCGCGCCAGGAACCCGTCGTCCGGCAGGGCGGCGTACGGCTCGTAA
- a CDS encoding ABC transporter substrate-binding protein, whose protein sequence is MSTRHTRRAGATAAATALAALSLTACGGGDSDKPSDKAGSGATHTVRTAMGEVTVKDDPKRVVVLDTDALDSAITLGITPVGATTSVAGAPFSTYLPPDTLKDIKPVGLIAEPNLEAIAALEPDLILSSKVRDEKNYRPLSAIAPTVFTETTGPNWRANFTLHAAALGRAAEAKTIAAAYDTRVTSLTTALGGPAAVKETTFGFVRFVEGADTRLYLNDTFVGSILSDLGVGRPANQDKTGFSLDVSPEKIDQADADVIFYSTYGDAKKAKETTVLGGPLWKNLTAAKRNQTFKVDDNLWMLGIGYTGAGKVLDEIDQTYGGTTG, encoded by the coding sequence GTGTCCACACGTCACACCCGCCGCGCCGGCGCGACCGCCGCCGCGACCGCGCTCGCCGCCCTCTCGCTCACCGCGTGCGGCGGCGGTGACAGCGACAAGCCCTCCGACAAGGCGGGTTCGGGCGCGACGCACACCGTACGGACGGCCATGGGCGAGGTGACCGTCAAGGACGACCCGAAGCGGGTCGTCGTCCTCGACACGGACGCGCTGGACTCGGCGATCACCCTGGGCATCACCCCGGTCGGCGCGACGACGTCCGTCGCGGGCGCGCCGTTCTCCACGTACCTCCCGCCGGACACGCTCAAGGACATCAAGCCGGTGGGCCTGATCGCCGAGCCGAACCTCGAAGCGATCGCCGCCCTCGAACCGGACCTGATCCTGAGCAGCAAGGTCCGCGACGAGAAGAACTACCGGCCGCTCTCCGCGATCGCCCCGACGGTCTTCACCGAGACCACGGGCCCCAACTGGCGCGCGAACTTCACCCTCCACGCCGCCGCGCTCGGCAGGGCGGCCGAGGCGAAGACGATCGCCGCCGCGTACGACACCCGCGTGACGTCCCTGACGACGGCCCTCGGCGGCCCGGCGGCGGTGAAGGAGACCACGTTCGGCTTCGTCCGCTTCGTGGAGGGCGCCGACACCCGCCTCTACCTCAACGACACGTTCGTCGGCTCGATCCTCTCCGACCTCGGCGTGGGCCGCCCGGCCAACCAGGACAAGACCGGCTTCTCCCTGGACGTCAGCCCGGAGAAGATCGACCAGGCCGACGCGGACGTCATCTTCTACTCGACGTACGGCGACGCGAAGAAGGCCAAGGAGACCACCGTCCTCGGCGGCCCCCTCTGGAAGAACCTGACCGCGGCGAAGCGGAACCAGACGTTCAAGGTCGACGACAACCTCTGGATGCTGGGCATCGGCTACACGGGCGCGGGCAAGGTACTGGACGAGATCGACCAGACCTACGGCGGGACGACGGGCTGA